From the genome of bacterium, one region includes:
- a CDS encoding ABC transporter permease — protein MLFWTIVKVATKSLLSNKLRSILAMLGIIIGVAAVISMLALGAGAQKRVMDRISSMGANLLIVRPGQGGHRGVRTAAGQNLTLNDALAVLEEVPTVEIIAPVVQGSAQLKYYNNNSRLSVTGTSITYFPIRNFEVERGRPFTESEVERSARVVVLGPTTVENLFENSDPLEETVKIDGINFKVVGVLKAKGDQGWFNPDDQAIIPYTTAMKQLLGVNYLREIDLQAVEGADHTQVETQASGVLRRRHRIQSEADDDFHIRNLAEMAEAASDVTQTFTILLGAVAGISLLVGGIGIMNIMLVTVTERTREIGVRKAIGAKDRDILTQFLLEAIVMSGLGGLLGVLVGVGGAKAIANLSEFGTVITASSVVLALSFSAAVGIFFGFYPARRAALLDPIEALRYE, from the coding sequence ATGCTTTTCTGGACTATTGTTAAGGTAGCGACAAAAAGCCTGTTGTCCAACAAGCTTCGCTCCATTCTTGCCATGCTCGGGATCATTATCGGCGTGGCTGCGGTCATATCGATGCTTGCGCTTGGGGCAGGCGCCCAAAAGCGCGTAATGGACCGCATCTCGTCGATGGGGGCCAATCTGTTGATCGTGAGGCCGGGGCAGGGGGGCCATCGGGGCGTGAGGACCGCCGCGGGCCAGAACCTTACGCTGAATGACGCACTGGCAGTGCTGGAGGAGGTGCCGACCGTCGAGATTATTGCCCCTGTCGTCCAGGGCAGTGCTCAGCTCAAATACTACAATAACAACTCACGCTTAAGCGTCACCGGCACGTCCATCACGTATTTTCCCATCCGTAATTTCGAGGTCGAGCGGGGCCGGCCTTTCACGGAGTCGGAGGTTGAGCGCTCGGCGCGCGTGGTCGTTCTTGGCCCGACGACAGTGGAGAACCTTTTTGAGAACAGCGATCCCCTTGAGGAGACGGTCAAGATCGACGGCATAAACTTCAAGGTTGTAGGTGTCCTGAAGGCCAAGGGCGATCAGGGCTGGTTCAACCCGGACGACCAGGCCATCATTCCTTACACAACGGCGATGAAGCAGCTTCTTGGCGTTAATTATCTCAGGGAGATCGATCTTCAAGCCGTAGAGGGGGCAGACCACACGCAGGTCGAGACCCAAGCCAGCGGGGTCCTGAGGCGCCGCCATCGCATCCAATCTGAGGCGGACGACGACTTTCACATCCGCAACCTCGCAGAGATGGCTGAGGCCGCTTCCGACGTCACGCAGACTTTCACTATCCTCCTGGGTGCAGTGGCGGGCATCTCTCTTCTGGTGGGAGGTATTGGCATCATGAACATCATGCTTGTGACAGTTACCGAGCGAACTCGGGAGATCGGCGTTAGGAAGGCCATTGGCGCCAAGGACAGAGACATCCTCACCCAGTTCTTGCTCGAGGCGATCGTGATGAGCGGCCTTGGCGGCCTGCTCGGCGTGCTCGTAGGAGTCGGCGGCGCAAAGGCCATTGCGAATCTGTCGGAGTTCGGAACCGTGATCACAGCGTCCAGCGTTGTTCTTGCCCTGTCATTCTCAGCGGCGGTTGGTATCTTCTTCGGCTTCTATCCCGCTCGTCGCGCCGCGCTGCTCGATCCCATCGAGGCGCTGCGCTACGAGTGA
- a CDS encoding LL-diaminopimelate aminotransferase, with protein MPSKSSRLNLLPPYLFARLDAKKAEAVAAGVDIIDMGIGDPDLPSPNEAVEALCEAARRSKYHRYPPYSGTSEFREACADWLRRRHGVSIDPDTEALALIGSKEGLAHLCLAVVNPGDVVLYPDPGYPVYRASAVLAGGEPFAMPLLGERGYVPDLSAIPQRIAESASLMFLNYPNNPTGATATPAFLNEVVGFARANDIAVCHDAAYIDMVLEGQSQPCLLATSEDKTNIIEFFSFSKTFNMTGWRIALAAGDRKLIAALGEVKSNLDSGVFVPIQAAAIEAIRHCEQFPAATCAVYRQRREILIPALGKAGLEAQRSRATFYVWAKVPGGLGSGGFAEQLLSECAILVAPGIAFGSHGEGFVRFSLTLPTERVREAARRLSETSL; from the coding sequence TTGCCAAGTAAGTCCAGCCGGCTGAATCTGCTGCCGCCTTACCTGTTTGCTCGGCTTGACGCGAAGAAGGCTGAGGCGGTGGCGGCGGGCGTCGATATCATCGACATGGGCATCGGGGACCCCGATCTGCCGAGCCCGAACGAGGCGGTCGAGGCACTATGCGAGGCGGCGCGGCGGAGCAAGTATCATCGCTATCCGCCATATTCTGGGACGAGTGAGTTTCGCGAGGCGTGTGCAGATTGGCTGCGCAGAAGGCACGGTGTCAGCATCGATCCTGACACAGAGGCTCTGGCGCTGATCGGCTCCAAAGAGGGTCTGGCGCACCTTTGCCTCGCGGTGGTGAATCCGGGCGACGTGGTCTTGTATCCCGACCCGGGGTATCCTGTTTACCGCGCCTCGGCAGTTCTTGCCGGCGGCGAGCCGTTCGCGATGCCTCTACTTGGCGAGCGAGGTTATGTTCCCGACCTTTCAGCTATTCCTCAGCGGATCGCCGAGAGCGCAAGCCTGATGTTTTTGAACTACCCGAATAACCCTACCGGCGCCACCGCGACGCCGGCCTTTTTGAACGAGGTCGTTGGTTTTGCGAGAGCCAACGACATAGCAGTGTGCCACGATGCGGCGTATATCGACATGGTGCTGGAGGGGCAGTCACAACCGTGCTTGCTGGCCACTAGCGAGGACAAGACCAACATCATAGAGTTCTTTTCTTTCTCCAAGACGTTCAACATGACCGGCTGGCGGATAGCGCTTGCGGCCGGCGACAGGAAGCTGATAGCCGCGCTCGGGGAGGTCAAGAGTAATCTCGATTCGGGTGTGTTTGTGCCGATTCAGGCAGCCGCAATCGAGGCCATCAGGCATTGCGAGCAGTTCCCAGCGGCGACTTGCGCTGTCTATCGCCAACGGCGGGAGATACTTATTCCTGCGCTTGGGAAGGCCGGGCTCGAAGCTCAACGGTCTCGCGCGACCTTCTACGTTTGGGCCAAGGTCCCGGGCGGCTTGGGTTCGGGTGGGTTTGCTGAGCAGCTCCTGTCAGAATGTGCGATACTTGTGGCGCCGGGCATCGCTTTTGGTTCGCACGGCGAGGGCTTTGTCCGGTTCTCACTCACGCTTCCTACCGAGCGCGTTCGTGAGGCGGCAAGGCGGCTTTCTGAAACAAGTTTATAG
- a CDS encoding alpha-hydroxy-acid oxidizing protein, which produces MGPKTIMIIGAGILQLPAIQIAKQMGLITMVADMNPRAIGMKYADIPVIVSTRDIDGTVRAARSYATHRKIEGVITVGTDASRTVAAVANALNLPGNKFEDAEASTNKIKMRRRFQEFNVPSPNFRGVWTLQEAFQAAAELGSWPLVMKPSDNMGARGVMRVDSRENVPEAFHRAKEASPSGELIIEEFMDGPELSIDALIWDGSIVFVGIADRVIGFAPFFVEIGHTMPSALPEEMIDDACEVMARGIRALGLTIGAAKGDIKVTSKGAMIGELASRLSGGFMSSHTFPLSTGISSIKAALEIALGMPPTETKPKFKKAAVERAVFCEPGQVRGITGIDAAQKAEGVADVVAHIRPGDYVHQPACNLDKPMNVITVAETREEAVRLNDQAREMITIEIGKPVKLTHRILRDNARNLFGLVCRVCDVCDGGDCPAGVPGMGAVGTGASFRANIEALEQYKINVRSIHDVKKADTSCELFGASLSCPVLAAPITGMNLNMGGALPEDEYARIVVSGCKKAGSLGTVGDGALPKMYHAGLSAIAECGGCGVPIFKPRSDFEAIKERLEASARVGCLAVGMDVDAAAFLTMDLMQQPVETKSLGQLRQIIELTQLPFVIKGVMTVWDAVAAVEVGAAAIVVSNHGGRVLDNMPGALHILPDIVSVVKGKIKVLVDGGIRSGADVLKCLALGADAVLIGRPIAIAAFGAGIEGVEFYINSIRKELRDSMILTGCRTLEDITPDVVCKV; this is translated from the coding sequence ATGGGACCCAAGACCATAATGATAATTGGAGCTGGCATTCTTCAGCTGCCTGCTATCCAGATCGCCAAGCAGATGGGCCTAATCACAATGGTGGCGGACATGAACCCTCGCGCGATTGGGATGAAATACGCCGACATCCCGGTTATCGTCAGCACACGCGACATCGATGGAACTGTCCGGGCCGCTCGCAGCTACGCCACACACCGCAAGATCGAGGGCGTCATCACTGTTGGGACGGACGCCTCAAGAACGGTGGCTGCTGTTGCAAACGCGCTTAACCTTCCCGGCAACAAATTCGAGGACGCCGAGGCGTCAACAAACAAGATCAAGATGAGGCGCCGGTTTCAGGAGTTCAACGTCCCGTCGCCCAACTTCAGAGGCGTTTGGACGTTGCAGGAGGCGTTCCAGGCCGCAGCGGAGCTTGGTTCTTGGCCGCTTGTTATGAAGCCGTCCGACAACATGGGCGCGAGGGGCGTCATGCGCGTCGATTCCAGGGAGAACGTCCCCGAGGCGTTCCATCGGGCAAAAGAGGCCTCGCCCTCAGGTGAGTTGATTATCGAGGAGTTCATGGATGGCCCGGAGCTCTCTATCGACGCTCTGATCTGGGACGGCAGCATCGTATTCGTCGGGATCGCCGACAGAGTGATAGGCTTTGCGCCGTTTTTCGTCGAGATTGGGCACACTATGCCGAGTGCTCTGCCTGAAGAGATGATAGACGACGCGTGTGAGGTGATGGCGCGTGGGATAAGGGCGCTTGGGCTGACGATAGGCGCCGCTAAGGGGGACATAAAGGTAACGTCAAAAGGCGCGATGATCGGCGAGCTTGCTTCGAGGTTGTCCGGCGGGTTCATGTCGAGCCACACATTCCCACTCTCCACAGGCATCAGCAGCATCAAGGCGGCGCTTGAGATAGCGCTGGGGATGCCGCCCACTGAGACAAAACCCAAGTTCAAGAAAGCTGCTGTCGAGCGAGCTGTGTTCTGCGAGCCGGGCCAAGTCAGAGGGATTACAGGGATCGACGCTGCCCAGAAAGCAGAGGGCGTGGCCGACGTGGTTGCCCATATCCGGCCCGGAGATTACGTCCACCAGCCCGCGTGCAACCTCGACAAACCAATGAACGTGATCACCGTCGCAGAAACCCGAGAGGAGGCCGTGCGGCTCAATGACCAGGCCCGCGAGATGATCACCATCGAGATCGGAAAGCCGGTCAAGCTCACGCACAGAATCCTCCGCGACAACGCCAGAAATCTCTTCGGTCTGGTCTGTAGAGTGTGCGATGTCTGTGATGGTGGGGACTGCCCCGCCGGGGTCCCCGGCATGGGTGCCGTCGGCACCGGCGCCTCGTTCAGGGCGAACATCGAGGCGCTTGAGCAGTATAAAATCAACGTCCGGTCGATACACGATGTCAAGAAGGCCGACACGTCTTGCGAGCTGTTTGGAGCAAGCCTGTCATGTCCCGTCCTCGCGGCTCCGATTACAGGCATGAACCTGAATATGGGAGGCGCACTGCCCGAGGATGAGTATGCCAGGATCGTTGTCAGTGGGTGCAAGAAGGCCGGCTCGTTAGGCACTGTTGGGGATGGTGCTCTGCCCAAAATGTACCACGCGGGGCTGTCCGCCATCGCTGAATGTGGCGGCTGCGGCGTGCCGATATTCAAGCCACGCTCTGACTTCGAGGCCATCAAGGAGCGCCTCGAGGCCTCAGCGCGCGTCGGATGTCTGGCGGTCGGGATGGATGTGGACGCCGCGGCCTTCCTGACGATGGACCTGATGCAGCAACCTGTCGAAACTAAATCGTTGGGACAGCTGCGACAGATCATCGAGCTGACGCAGCTGCCGTTCGTCATAAAGGGTGTCATGACGGTCTGGGACGCTGTGGCCGCTGTTGAGGTGGGCGCTGCTGCAATCGTTGTATCGAATCACGGTGGCCGTGTTCTCGACAACATGCCCGGGGCTTTGCACATCCTACCCGACATCGTTTCCGTGGTCAAGGGCAAGATCAAGGTGCTAGTTGATGGGGGTATAAGGTCTGGCGCAGATGTGCTCAAGTGCCTCGCACTGGGTGCAGATGCGGTGCTAATTGGGAGGCCCATCGCGATTGCGGCCTTCGGGGCAGGGATAGAGGGCGTTGAGTTTTACATCAATAGCATCAGAAAAGAACTGCGAGACTCGATGATTTTGACCGGCTGCCGCACGCTCGAGGACATCACGCCCGATGTGGTCTGCAAGGTCTGA